A genomic stretch from Coffea arabica cultivar ET-39 chromosome 10c, Coffea Arabica ET-39 HiFi, whole genome shotgun sequence includes:
- the LOC113714782 gene encoding mitogen-activated protein kinase kinase kinase 5 isoform X3: protein MSDEKLKKSNSFQGILGKSSDDLVRRSSKSPTYRRRGFFNGLNVEGVRRDFRVNIPARSAPSSGFSSPALSPRFSTVDFHYPFRASSALETSPQDRVTGSPPPLLPTKLPCSPDHSPVRSPTSQNPCMNVRKNNGAALHSYHKSHSETWLDGNNANVHPLPLPPGVLRPSQSSLTHQNVDKSDVSPVIAQWKKGKLIGRGTYGSVYVATNCKTGALCAMKEVDLVPDDSKAQECIKQLEQEIKVLRQFKHPNIVQYYGSGTIEDRFCIYLEYVHPGSINKYVRDHCGAMTESIVRNFTRHIVSGLAYLHSKKTIHRDIKGANLLVDANGVVKLADFGLAKHLTGHATDLSLKGSPHWMAPEVLQAAMRKDTNSELAYGVDIWSLGCTVIEMLTAKPPWSEFNGVQAMFNVLNRSPHIPETLSPEGKDFLQRCFQRRPEDRPSAAVLLGHAFLRNSCDQNVASCLEEFSGVTLSDKPQNPKDSIERTKNLMSDLPSLSVKNREVPHNSECLQSSPQVSDFGFASRQSPCSTLDVSSPELNTTSRNISPPNICNSLPVGTGINKRPFDNIYVFGFSVDRKKVTKQCFGKHEGGKTPRWQV, encoded by the exons atgTCGGATGAAAAGCTGAAAAAAAG CAATTCCTTTCAAGGAATATTGGGGAAAAGTAGTGATGATCTGGTCAGGAGATCTTCTAAATCTCCAACTTACCGTCGCAGGGGATTCTTCAATGGCCTTAATGTTGAGGGGGTTCGACGTGACTTTAGGGTTAATATTCCTGCAAGGAGTGCTCCCAGTAGTGGTTTTTCAAGTCCAGCTCTTAGCCCAAGATTCAGTACGGTGGATTTCCATTACCCATTTCGAGCTTCATCTGCTTTAGAAACTTCACCTCAGGACAGGGTCACTGGTTCTCCCCCACCATTGTTGCCCACAAAACTTCCATGTAGCCCTGATCATTCACCGGTTCGAAGCCCAACATCACAAAATCCTTGCATGAATGTCAGGAAAAACAATGGTGCTGCGTTGCATTCATATCATAAATCTCACTCAGAGACATGGCTCGATGGTAACAATGCCAATGTCCACCCATTGCCTCTTCCACCAGGAGTTTTAAGGCCATCGCAATCATCCCTAACCCATCAAAACGTGGACAAATCAGATGTATCACCAGTTATAGCACaatggaaaaaaggaaaactcaTAGGACGTGGTACATATGGAAGTGTTTATGTTGCAACGAACTG TAAAACTGGAGCTCTGTGCGCCATGAAAGAGGTTGATCTTGTTCCTGACGATTCTAAAGCTCAAGAATGCATAAAGCAGTTAGAGCAG GAGATCAAAGTTCTTCGTCAATTTAAGCATCCAAATATTGTACAGTATTATGGCAGTGGAACC ATTGAAGATCGCTTTTGCATATATTTGGAGTATGTTCATCCAGGATCAATAAATAAGTATGTTCGTGACCACTGTGGAGCTATGACAGAGAGTATAGTTCGCAATTTTACTCGTCACATCGTCTCAGGATTGGCTTACTTACACAGTAAGAAGACAATACACAG GGACATTAAAGGGGCAAATTTGCTAGTAGATGCAAATGGAGTTGTCAAGCTTGCAGACTTCGGTTTGGCAAAACAT CTTACAGGACATGCCACTGATCTTTCTTTGAAAGGAAGTCCTCATTGGATGGCTCCAGAG GTCTTGCAGGCTGCTATGCGAAAAGATACCAATTCAGAGCTTGCCTATGGGGTTGATATATGGAGCTTGGGTTGTACAGTAATTGAAATGTTAACAGCAAAACCTCCATGGAGTGAATTTAATGGG GTGCAAGCTATGTTCAATGTGTTGAACAGATCGCCACATATACCTGAGACCTTATCTCCAGAAGGGAAGGATTTCCTTCAACGGTGCTTTCAGCGTCGGCCTGAAGATCGGCCATCAGCTGCTGTGTTGCTTGGGCATGCTTTCTTAAGAAATTCATGTGATCAAAATGTAGCAAGCTGCTTGGAAGAATTTTCTGGAGTGACATTATCT GATAAGCCACAAAACCCAAAAGATTCCATAGAGCGTACCAAGAATTTGATGTCAGATCTGCCAAGCCTATCTGTTAAGAATAGGGAAGTGCCCCACAACAG CGAATGCCTGCAATCTTCTCCTCAAGTCTCAGATTTTGGATTCGCTTCCCGTCAGTCTCCTTGTTCAACCCTTGATGTCTCTTCACCGGAGCTCAACACTACTTCACGAAATATTAGCCCTCCTAACATTTGCAACAGTTTACCAGTGGGTACGGGGATTAATAAGAGGCCTTTTGACAACATTTATGTTTTTGGGTTCTCTGTCGATCGTAAAAAAGTTACAAAACAGTGTTTTGGAAAACATGAAGGAGGGAAAACCCCACGCTGGCAGGTTTGA
- the LOC113714782 gene encoding mitogen-activated protein kinase kinase kinase 5 isoform X2: MLPKWAAFSPSSATSSASTSPSDSPLKGNSKRKLIRQPKLRHVGDDELGVWQVKSLPASPEKGSGSSWFRSRHHWSRSAVPQPLPLPELSSTRRSSRSCDNLPLPREGPSCRGELDPSSSPAITGNSFQGILGKSSDDLVRRSSKSPTYRRRGFFNGLNVEGVRRDFRVNIPARSAPSSGFSSPALSPRFSTVDFHYPFRASSALETSPQDRVTGSPPPLLPTKLPCSPDHSPVRSPTSQNPCMNVRKNNGAALHSYHKSHSETWLDGNNANVHPLPLPPGVLRPSQSSLTHQNVDKSDVSPVIAQWKKGKLIGRGTYGSVYVATNCKTGALCAMKEVDLVPDDSKAQECIKQLEQEIKVLRQFKHPNIVQYYGSGTIEDRFCIYLEYVHPGSINKYVRDHCGAMTESIVRNFTRHIVSGLAYLHSKKTIHRDIKGANLLVDANGVVKLADFGLAKHVLQAAMRKDTNSELAYGVDIWSLGCTVIEMLTAKPPWSEFNGVQAMFNVLNRSPHIPETLSPEGKDFLQRCFQRRPEDRPSAAVLLGHAFLRNSCDQNVASCLEEFSGVTLSDKPQNPKDSIERTKNLMSDLPSLSVKNREVPHNSECLQSSPQVSDFGFASRQSPCSTLDVSSPELNTTSRNISPPNICNSLPVGTGINKRPFDNIYVFGFSVDRKKVTKQCFGKHEGGKTPRWQV; this comes from the exons ATGCTTCCTAAATGGGCTGCATTTTCACCTTCCTCTGCAACTTCTTCAGCTTCCACTTCCCCTTCTGATTCACCCCTGAAAGGTAATTCCAAGAGAAAGCTAATTAGGCAGCCTAAATTGAGGCACGTTGGGGATGATGAGCTTGGTGTGTGGCAAGTTAAGTCCTTGCCGGCCTCCCCGGAAAAGGGTTCTGGGTCCAGTTGGTTCAGGTCACGTCACCACTGGTCAAGATCTGCCGTGCCTCAGCCCCTGCCTCTTCCAGAATTGTCTTCCACTCGAAGAAGTAGTAGAAGTTGCGATAATTTGCCTTTACCAAGAGAAGGGCCAAGCTGCAGGGGGGAATTAGATCCCTCCTCAAGCCCTGCAATTACAGG CAATTCCTTTCAAGGAATATTGGGGAAAAGTAGTGATGATCTGGTCAGGAGATCTTCTAAATCTCCAACTTACCGTCGCAGGGGATTCTTCAATGGCCTTAATGTTGAGGGGGTTCGACGTGACTTTAGGGTTAATATTCCTGCAAGGAGTGCTCCCAGTAGTGGTTTTTCAAGTCCAGCTCTTAGCCCAAGATTCAGTACGGTGGATTTCCATTACCCATTTCGAGCTTCATCTGCTTTAGAAACTTCACCTCAGGACAGGGTCACTGGTTCTCCCCCACCATTGTTGCCCACAAAACTTCCATGTAGCCCTGATCATTCACCGGTTCGAAGCCCAACATCACAAAATCCTTGCATGAATGTCAGGAAAAACAATGGTGCTGCGTTGCATTCATATCATAAATCTCACTCAGAGACATGGCTCGATGGTAACAATGCCAATGTCCACCCATTGCCTCTTCCACCAGGAGTTTTAAGGCCATCGCAATCATCCCTAACCCATCAAAACGTGGACAAATCAGATGTATCACCAGTTATAGCACaatggaaaaaaggaaaactcaTAGGACGTGGTACATATGGAAGTGTTTATGTTGCAACGAACTG TAAAACTGGAGCTCTGTGCGCCATGAAAGAGGTTGATCTTGTTCCTGACGATTCTAAAGCTCAAGAATGCATAAAGCAGTTAGAGCAG GAGATCAAAGTTCTTCGTCAATTTAAGCATCCAAATATTGTACAGTATTATGGCAGTGGAACC ATTGAAGATCGCTTTTGCATATATTTGGAGTATGTTCATCCAGGATCAATAAATAAGTATGTTCGTGACCACTGTGGAGCTATGACAGAGAGTATAGTTCGCAATTTTACTCGTCACATCGTCTCAGGATTGGCTTACTTACACAGTAAGAAGACAATACACAG GGACATTAAAGGGGCAAATTTGCTAGTAGATGCAAATGGAGTTGTCAAGCTTGCAGACTTCGGTTTGGCAAAACAT GTCTTGCAGGCTGCTATGCGAAAAGATACCAATTCAGAGCTTGCCTATGGGGTTGATATATGGAGCTTGGGTTGTACAGTAATTGAAATGTTAACAGCAAAACCTCCATGGAGTGAATTTAATGGG GTGCAAGCTATGTTCAATGTGTTGAACAGATCGCCACATATACCTGAGACCTTATCTCCAGAAGGGAAGGATTTCCTTCAACGGTGCTTTCAGCGTCGGCCTGAAGATCGGCCATCAGCTGCTGTGTTGCTTGGGCATGCTTTCTTAAGAAATTCATGTGATCAAAATGTAGCAAGCTGCTTGGAAGAATTTTCTGGAGTGACATTATCT GATAAGCCACAAAACCCAAAAGATTCCATAGAGCGTACCAAGAATTTGATGTCAGATCTGCCAAGCCTATCTGTTAAGAATAGGGAAGTGCCCCACAACAG CGAATGCCTGCAATCTTCTCCTCAAGTCTCAGATTTTGGATTCGCTTCCCGTCAGTCTCCTTGTTCAACCCTTGATGTCTCTTCACCGGAGCTCAACACTACTTCACGAAATATTAGCCCTCCTAACATTTGCAACAGTTTACCAGTGGGTACGGGGATTAATAAGAGGCCTTTTGACAACATTTATGTTTTTGGGTTCTCTGTCGATCGTAAAAAAGTTACAAAACAGTGTTTTGGAAAACATGAAGGAGGGAAAACCCCACGCTGGCAGGTTTGA
- the LOC113714782 gene encoding mitogen-activated protein kinase kinase kinase 5 isoform X1, which produces MLPKWAAFSPSSATSSASTSPSDSPLKGNSKRKLIRQPKLRHVGDDELGVWQVKSLPASPEKGSGSSWFRSRHHWSRSAVPQPLPLPELSSTRRSSRSCDNLPLPREGPSCRGELDPSSSPAITGNSFQGILGKSSDDLVRRSSKSPTYRRRGFFNGLNVEGVRRDFRVNIPARSAPSSGFSSPALSPRFSTVDFHYPFRASSALETSPQDRVTGSPPPLLPTKLPCSPDHSPVRSPTSQNPCMNVRKNNGAALHSYHKSHSETWLDGNNANVHPLPLPPGVLRPSQSSLTHQNVDKSDVSPVIAQWKKGKLIGRGTYGSVYVATNCKTGALCAMKEVDLVPDDSKAQECIKQLEQEIKVLRQFKHPNIVQYYGSGTIEDRFCIYLEYVHPGSINKYVRDHCGAMTESIVRNFTRHIVSGLAYLHSKKTIHRDIKGANLLVDANGVVKLADFGLAKHLTGHATDLSLKGSPHWMAPEVLQAAMRKDTNSELAYGVDIWSLGCTVIEMLTAKPPWSEFNGVQAMFNVLNRSPHIPETLSPEGKDFLQRCFQRRPEDRPSAAVLLGHAFLRNSCDQNVASCLEEFSGVTLSDKPQNPKDSIERTKNLMSDLPSLSVKNREVPHNSECLQSSPQVSDFGFASRQSPCSTLDVSSPELNTTSRNISPPNICNSLPVGTGINKRPFDNIYVFGFSVDRKKVTKQCFGKHEGGKTPRWQV; this is translated from the exons ATGCTTCCTAAATGGGCTGCATTTTCACCTTCCTCTGCAACTTCTTCAGCTTCCACTTCCCCTTCTGATTCACCCCTGAAAGGTAATTCCAAGAGAAAGCTAATTAGGCAGCCTAAATTGAGGCACGTTGGGGATGATGAGCTTGGTGTGTGGCAAGTTAAGTCCTTGCCGGCCTCCCCGGAAAAGGGTTCTGGGTCCAGTTGGTTCAGGTCACGTCACCACTGGTCAAGATCTGCCGTGCCTCAGCCCCTGCCTCTTCCAGAATTGTCTTCCACTCGAAGAAGTAGTAGAAGTTGCGATAATTTGCCTTTACCAAGAGAAGGGCCAAGCTGCAGGGGGGAATTAGATCCCTCCTCAAGCCCTGCAATTACAGG CAATTCCTTTCAAGGAATATTGGGGAAAAGTAGTGATGATCTGGTCAGGAGATCTTCTAAATCTCCAACTTACCGTCGCAGGGGATTCTTCAATGGCCTTAATGTTGAGGGGGTTCGACGTGACTTTAGGGTTAATATTCCTGCAAGGAGTGCTCCCAGTAGTGGTTTTTCAAGTCCAGCTCTTAGCCCAAGATTCAGTACGGTGGATTTCCATTACCCATTTCGAGCTTCATCTGCTTTAGAAACTTCACCTCAGGACAGGGTCACTGGTTCTCCCCCACCATTGTTGCCCACAAAACTTCCATGTAGCCCTGATCATTCACCGGTTCGAAGCCCAACATCACAAAATCCTTGCATGAATGTCAGGAAAAACAATGGTGCTGCGTTGCATTCATATCATAAATCTCACTCAGAGACATGGCTCGATGGTAACAATGCCAATGTCCACCCATTGCCTCTTCCACCAGGAGTTTTAAGGCCATCGCAATCATCCCTAACCCATCAAAACGTGGACAAATCAGATGTATCACCAGTTATAGCACaatggaaaaaaggaaaactcaTAGGACGTGGTACATATGGAAGTGTTTATGTTGCAACGAACTG TAAAACTGGAGCTCTGTGCGCCATGAAAGAGGTTGATCTTGTTCCTGACGATTCTAAAGCTCAAGAATGCATAAAGCAGTTAGAGCAG GAGATCAAAGTTCTTCGTCAATTTAAGCATCCAAATATTGTACAGTATTATGGCAGTGGAACC ATTGAAGATCGCTTTTGCATATATTTGGAGTATGTTCATCCAGGATCAATAAATAAGTATGTTCGTGACCACTGTGGAGCTATGACAGAGAGTATAGTTCGCAATTTTACTCGTCACATCGTCTCAGGATTGGCTTACTTACACAGTAAGAAGACAATACACAG GGACATTAAAGGGGCAAATTTGCTAGTAGATGCAAATGGAGTTGTCAAGCTTGCAGACTTCGGTTTGGCAAAACAT CTTACAGGACATGCCACTGATCTTTCTTTGAAAGGAAGTCCTCATTGGATGGCTCCAGAG GTCTTGCAGGCTGCTATGCGAAAAGATACCAATTCAGAGCTTGCCTATGGGGTTGATATATGGAGCTTGGGTTGTACAGTAATTGAAATGTTAACAGCAAAACCTCCATGGAGTGAATTTAATGGG GTGCAAGCTATGTTCAATGTGTTGAACAGATCGCCACATATACCTGAGACCTTATCTCCAGAAGGGAAGGATTTCCTTCAACGGTGCTTTCAGCGTCGGCCTGAAGATCGGCCATCAGCTGCTGTGTTGCTTGGGCATGCTTTCTTAAGAAATTCATGTGATCAAAATGTAGCAAGCTGCTTGGAAGAATTTTCTGGAGTGACATTATCT GATAAGCCACAAAACCCAAAAGATTCCATAGAGCGTACCAAGAATTTGATGTCAGATCTGCCAAGCCTATCTGTTAAGAATAGGGAAGTGCCCCACAACAG CGAATGCCTGCAATCTTCTCCTCAAGTCTCAGATTTTGGATTCGCTTCCCGTCAGTCTCCTTGTTCAACCCTTGATGTCTCTTCACCGGAGCTCAACACTACTTCACGAAATATTAGCCCTCCTAACATTTGCAACAGTTTACCAGTGGGTACGGGGATTAATAAGAGGCCTTTTGACAACATTTATGTTTTTGGGTTCTCTGTCGATCGTAAAAAAGTTACAAAACAGTGTTTTGGAAAACATGAAGGAGGGAAAACCCCACGCTGGCAGGTTTGA